A section of the Pedobacter sp. HDW13 genome encodes:
- a CDS encoding nucleoside deaminase, whose translation MENNKQHEEFMQMAIALSVKNVSQHIGGPFGAVIVKDGKFIAGSANKVTSTNDPTAHAEVSAIRLACEVLGTFDLSGCVVYTSCEPCPMCLGAIYWARIETIYYANTKTDAENIGFSDKFIYDELEKPMDKRTLPVVQLMRDEALEAFKLWETSPLRITY comes from the coding sequence ATGGAAAACAACAAACAACACGAAGAATTTATGCAGATGGCCATAGCGCTATCGGTAAAAAATGTAAGCCAGCATATAGGTGGCCCTTTCGGTGCGGTGATTGTAAAGGATGGCAAATTTATTGCCGGATCGGCCAATAAAGTAACCTCAACTAACGATCCTACTGCCCACGCTGAAGTATCGGCCATTCGACTAGCTTGCGAAGTACTGGGCACTTTTGATTTGAGTGGTTGTGTGGTATATACCAGCTGCGAGCCCTGCCCCATGTGTTTAGGCGCCATTTACTGGGCTCGAATCGAAACCATTTATTACGCCAATACCAAAACCGATGCAGAAAACATTGGTTTCAGTGATAAGTTTATTTACGATGAACTGGAAAAACCCATGGATAAAAGAACTTTACCCGTGGTACAACTGATGCGCGATGAGGCCCTGGAAGCTTTTAAGCTTTGGGAAACCTCGCCTTTGCGGATAACTTATTAA
- a CDS encoding OmpH family outer membrane protein, protein MERRTFKTFGLFATAALITTFTACQNKEAKTTETKKTDSPTAAVSASEKIVYVNSDSLLTKYEYFKDLKVKFEGKTKNAQSDMQAKGQAFQREVAQYQQSAQTLSADQRKSTEERLARKQQELQTYQQNAGGALQNEQAVENEKLYDKVAAYLKVYAKEKGFKMVLTYSKGNSAILFADESLDVTSEVIKGLNAEYSKK, encoded by the coding sequence ATGGAAAGAAGAACCTTCAAAACCTTTGGTTTATTTGCGACAGCTGCTTTGATTACAACTTTCACAGCCTGCCAGAACAAAGAAGCTAAAACTACTGAAACAAAAAAAACAGATAGCCCTACTGCAGCAGTTTCTGCAAGTGAGAAAATTGTATATGTTAACTCTGATTCTTTGTTAACAAAATACGAATATTTCAAAGATCTTAAGGTGAAATTTGAGGGTAAAACCAAAAATGCACAGTCTGATATGCAGGCTAAAGGACAGGCTTTTCAACGTGAAGTGGCCCAGTATCAGCAATCAGCACAAACTCTATCAGCCGATCAACGTAAATCGACTGAAGAACGTTTGGCTCGTAAACAACAGGAGCTTCAAACCTACCAGCAAAATGCAGGTGGCGCTTTACAAAACGAGCAAGCTGTTGAAAACGAGAAGCTTTATGATAAAGTTGCAGCTTACCTAAAAGTTTATGCCAAAGAAAAAGGCTTTAAAATGGTTTTAACTTACTCAAAAGGTAACAGCGCTATTTTATTTGCAGACGAAAGCTTAGATGTAACATCGGAAGTAATTAAAGGCTTAAATGCTGAATACAGCAAAAAATAA